One window of the Cryptomeria japonica chromosome 7, Sugi_1.0, whole genome shotgun sequence genome contains the following:
- the LOC131856616 gene encoding isoeugenol synthase 1-like has protein sequence MSVTAERQDGENNRIMLIGGTGYLGKYMAKASVSLGYPTSVLVRPESLAPHSSKARILQDFTDMGIHILQGSLDDYESLASAYKQVDILISTLAIPQHMDQLKIIRAIQEVGNFKILFFN, from the exons ATGTCAGTAACAGCTGAGAGACAGGATGGGGAAAACAACAGGATAATGCTCATAGGAGGCACAGGATATCTCGGTAAATACATGGCAAAAGCCAGTGTTTCACTTGGTTACCCCACCTCTGTTCTTGTAAGGCCTGAATCTCTAGCTCCTCATTCCTCTAAAGCTCGCATACTTCAAGACTTCACAGATATGGGTATTCATATTCTTCAA GGATCTCTGGATGACTACGAAAGTCTGGCGAGTGCATATAAACAAGTAGATATACTCATATCCACGCTTGCAATCCCTCAGCATATGGATCAGCTCAAAATCATAAGAGCCATTCAAGAAGTTGGGAATTTCAAGattttgttttttaattga
- the LOC131028428 gene encoding uncharacterized protein LOC131028428: protein MTLSLACSLNDFVVEIVTKAKKAEEARDRKEACILTVPIAIVGESTKFYHPTMVSFGPYHNYSPQYHGKKIEASLTEKEKERRKQLDGMESDKLLATRRFWKLTDDQDHKGKLQAMVEVCDRKKVTDKYDRDLSHIKTKKIAQMCFVDVAFLLEFLNTFVMGFNRVDGSGLSITIPPVYSGWDDASAQVSSSNPVFYERSNNPVLFTILMDVMKVENQLPMVVLEKAMEVTGKRPLLEDLLRHLCCHISPIKSQSPRPCRSTLNLIACKHLLDCLRLTLVSKDSWLSYKKHLKQASPISESSASDCDFRSPVLKFLYCLLSPCLRKKETPEISDERYLPYGAEKLKKAGVVFKAMDHGGIHDISFDQQTGTLLLPEIDVGVWTETIFRNLLAYEACYKSGSSELLEMSSDEDQKVVTRFVLFMSQLVETEKDADVLREEKIIQNNLGDSKEVARMWNDMNSSRWIPKCNQFDEITRELNGYIGQQWVVWFAEIWEEYFSKPWLVLAVIIAVIVFAETLVSLWSSLKGNN from the coding sequence ATGACGCTGTCTTTGGCATGCAGTCTCAATGATTTCGTAGTAGAGATAGTTACCAAGGCGAAAAAGGCAGAGGAAGCGAGAGATAGGAAAGAGGCATGCATTCTTACAGTGCCGATCGCCATTGTAGGCGAAAGCACCAAGTTCTACCATCCCACCATGGTGTCATTTGGCCCTTATCATAATTACTCTCCCCAATATCATGGCAAGAAGATCGAGGCGTCACTCACGGAGAAAGAAAAGGAGCGGCGGAAGCAGCTTGATGGAATGGAATCAGACAAGCTGTTAGCCACAAGAAGATTTTGGAAGCTTACCGatgatcaagatcacaaaggaaagCTTCAAGCTATGGTGGAGGTATGTGATCGGAAGAAAGTAACTGATAAATATGATAGAGATTTATCTCATATCAAGACAAAGAAAATTGCTCAGATGTGCTTTGTAGACGTGGCCTTTCTACTGGAATTTCTCAACACTTTTGTTATGGGTTTCAATAGAGTGGATGGTAGCGGCCTCAGCATCACCATTCCACCAGTTTACAGTGGATGGGATGATGCCTCTGCTCAAGTAAGTTCCAGTAATCCTGTTTTCTATGAACGCAGTAACAATCCAGTACTCTTCACCATTTTAATGGATGTCATGAAAGTGGAGAACCAACTGCCTATGGTGGTTCTTGAAAAAGCAATGGAGGTAACAGGGAAAAGGCCCCTGTTGGAGGATTTGCTCCGCCATTTGTGTTGccatatttcccctataaagtcccAATCTCCACGGCCTTGTAGGAGCACTCTCAATTTGATAGCATGCAAACATCTCTTGGATTGCTTACGCCTTACGCTTGTCTCTAAAGATTCTTGGCTTTCCTATAAGAAACACTTGAAGCAGGCATCACCAATTTCTGAGTCCTCTGCTTCCGATTGTGATTTCAGATCCCCTGTGCTAAAGTTTTTATATTGTCTTCTTAGTCCATGTCTTAGAAAAAAGGAAACTCCTGAGATAAGCGATGAAAGGTATCTTCCATACGGAGCAGAGAAACTTAAAAAAGCTGGAGTGGTGTTCAAAGCAATGGATCATGGCGGGATCCATGATATCTCTTTCGACCAGCAGACTGGCACTCTGCTTCTTCCGGAAATTGATGTTGGAGTGTGGACAGAAACAATTTTCAGAAATTTATTGGCATATGAGGCTTGCTATAAAAGTGGAAGCAGTGAGCTTTTAGAGATGAGTAGCGACGAAGATCAAAAAGTAGTCACTCGGTTCGTCCTGTTTATGTCCCAGTTAGTTGAAACAGAAAAAGATGCAGATGTTTTGAGAGAGGAGAAAATCATTCAGAACAATCTGGGTGACAGCAAAGAGGTGGCCAGGATGTGGAACGATATGAACAGTTCAAGATGGATACCGAAATGCAACCAATTTGATGAGATCACAAGGGAGCTGAATGGGTACATCGGCCAACAATGGGTGGTCTGGTTCGCTGAAATATGGGAAGAATACTTCTCGAAACCTTGGCTAGTCTTAGCCGTCATTATAGCGGTTATTGTTTTTGCGGAAACCCTCGTAAGTCTCTGGAGCAGTCTGAAGGGCAACAATTAA